A genomic region of Mesorhizobium sp. NZP2077 contains the following coding sequences:
- a CDS encoding OmpW family protein: MARARIGVARAMTAAVVLIVAGQAGAADVGQAASVPQAEACVAEAPSPWQIRLRALGVITEDSGYVNAVPGSGLSYSNTVTPELDISYFFTDNIAAELILGTTYANIDGQGAIGGLGKVGKVWLLPPTLTLQYHFTDFGAFEPYIGAGVNYTIFYHQQAGSADDLKVKNTFGAALQVGFDYMVDEHWGVNFDVKKLFLKPDFDVTVAGAKLTGKAKLDPWLIGAGLTYRF; encoded by the coding sequence ATGGCGAGAGCGCGAATTGGCGTGGCGCGGGCAATGACAGCGGCTGTCGTCCTCATCGTTGCAGGACAAGCCGGCGCGGCAGATGTTGGGCAAGCCGCGAGCGTCCCGCAGGCAGAAGCCTGCGTCGCGGAAGCGCCAAGCCCCTGGCAGATCCGCCTGCGTGCGTTGGGGGTGATCACCGAGGATTCGGGCTATGTCAATGCGGTGCCCGGCTCAGGTCTTTCCTATTCGAACACCGTGACGCCGGAACTCGATATCTCGTACTTCTTCACGGACAACATCGCCGCCGAACTCATACTCGGCACCACCTATGCCAACATCGATGGCCAAGGTGCGATCGGCGGGCTTGGCAAGGTCGGCAAGGTTTGGCTGCTGCCGCCCACGCTCACATTGCAGTATCATTTTACCGATTTCGGCGCCTTCGAGCCCTATATCGGCGCCGGCGTGAACTATACGATCTTCTATCATCAGCAAGCCGGCAGCGCCGATGATCTCAAGGTCAAGAACACATTCGGCGCCGCGCTGCAGGTCGGATTCGACTACATGGTGGACGAGCACTGGGGCGTCAACTTCGACGTGAAGAAGCTTTTCCTCAAGCCCGACTTCGACGTCACTGTCGCCGGCGCCAAGCTCACGGGCAAGGCCAAGCTCGATCCCTGGTTGATAGGCGCAGGTCTCACCTACCGCTTCTGA